The Dasypus novemcinctus isolate mDasNov1 chromosome 20, mDasNov1.1.hap2, whole genome shotgun sequence genome includes a region encoding these proteins:
- the CHD4 gene encoding chromodomain-helicase-DNA-binding protein 4 isoform X11: protein MASGLGSPSPCSAGSEDDDMDALLNNSLPPPHPENDEDPEEDLSEAETPKLKKKKKPKKPRDPKIPKSKRQKKERMLLCRQLGDSSGEGPEFVEEEEEVALRSDSEGSDYTPGKKKKKKLGPKKEKKSKSKRKEEEEEDDDDDDSKEPKSSAQLLEDWGMEDIDHVFSEEDYRTLTNYKAFSQFVRPLIAAKNPKIAVSKMMMVLGAKWREFSTNNPFKGSSGASVAAAAAAAVAVVESMVTATEVAPPPPPVEVPIRKAKTKEGKGPNARRKPKGSPRVPDAKKPKPKKVAPLKIKLGGFGSKRKRSSSEDDDLDVESDFDDASINSYSVSDGSTSRSSRSRKKLRTTKKKKKDHQDYCEVCQQGGEIILCDTCPRAYHMVCLDPDMEKAPEGKWSCPHCEKEGIQWEAKEDNSEGEEILEEVGGDPEEEDDHHMEFCRVCKDGGELLCCDTCPSSYHIHCLNPPLPEIPNGEWLCPRCTCPALKGKVQKILIWKWGQPPSPTPVPRPPDADPNTPSPKPLEGRPERQFFVKWQGMSYWHCSWVSELQLELHCQVMFRNYQRKNDMDEPPSGDFGGDEEKSRKRKNKDPKFAEMEERFYRYGIKPEWMMIHRILNHSVDKKGHVHYLIKWRDLPYDQASWESEDVEIQDYDLFKQSYWNHRELMRGEEGRPGKKLKKVKLRKLERPPETPTVDPTVKYERQPEYLDATGGTLHPYQMEGLNWLRFSWAQGTDTILADEMGLGKTVQTAVFLYSLYKEGHSKGPFLVSAPLSTIINWEREFEMWAPDMYVVTYVGDKDSRAIIRENEFSFEDNAIRGGKKASRMKKEASVKFHVLLTSYELITIDMAILGSIDWACLIVDEAHRLKNNQSKFFRVLNGYSLQHKLLLTGTPLQNNLEELFHLLNFLTPERFHNLEGFLEEFADIAKEDQIKKLHDMLGPHMLRRLKADVFKNMPSKTELIVRVELSPMQKKYYKYILTRNFEALNARGGGNQVSLLNVVMDLKKCCNHPYLFPVAAMEAPKMPNGMYDGSALIRASGKLLLLQKMLKNLKEGGHRVLIFSQMTKMLDLLEDFLEHEGYKYERIDGGITGNMRQEAIDRFNAPGAQQFCFLLSTRAGGLGINLATADTVIIYDSDWNPHNDIQAFSRAHRIGQNKKVMIYRFVTRASVEERITQVAKKKMMLTHLVVRPGLGSKTGSMSKQELDDILKFGTEELFKDEATDGGGDNKEGEDSSVIHYDDKAIERLLDRNQDETEDTELQGMNEYLSSFKVAQYVVREEEMGEEEEVEREIIKQEESVDPDYWEKLLRHHYEQQQEDLARNLGKGKRIRKQVNYNDGSQEDRDWQDDQSDNQSDYSVASEEGDEDFDERSEAPRRPSRKGLRNDKDKPLPPLLARVGGNIEVLGFNARQRKAFLNAIMRYGMPPQDAFTTQWLVRDLRGKSEKEFKAYVSLFMRHLCEPGADGAETFADGVPREGLSRQHVLTRIGVMSLIRKKVQEFEHVNGRWSMPELAEVEENKKMSQPGSPSPKTPTPSTPGDTQPNTPAPAPPPEDGIKIEENSLKEEESAEGEKEVKTTAPEATVECTQPSAPASEDEKVLVELPEGEEKVEKAEVKERTEEPMETETKGAAEVEKVEEKSAIDLTPIVVEDKEEKKEEEEKKEVMLQNGETPKELNDEKQKKNIKQRFMFNIADGGFTELHSLWQNEERAATVTKKTYEIWHRRHDYWLLAGIINHGYARWQDIQNDPRYAILNEPFKGEMNRGNFLEIKNKFLARRFKLLEQALVIEEQLRRAAYLNMSEDPSHPSMALNTRFAEVECLAESHQHLSKESMAGNKPANAVLHKVLKQLEELLSDMKADVTRLPATIARIPPVAVRLQMSERNILSRLANRAPEPTPQQVAQQQ, encoded by the exons ATGGCGTCGGGCCTGGGCTCCCCGTCCCCCTGCTCGGCGGGCAGTGAGGACGACGACATGGATGCACTTTTGAACAAcagcctgcccccaccccacccag AAAACGACGAGGACCCAGAAGAGGATTTGTCAGAAGCAGAGACTCCAAagctcaagaagaaaaagaagcctAAGAAACCTCGGGACCCTAAAATCCCTAAGAGCAAGCGCCAAAAAAAGGAG CGTATGCTCTTATGCCGGCAGCTGGGGGACAGCTCTGGGGAGGGGCCAGAGTttgtggaggaggaggaagaggtggcTCTGCGTTCAGACAGTGAGGGCAGCGACTATACCCCtggcaagaagaagaagaagaagcttggtcctaagaaagaaaagaagagcaaatccaagcggaaagaagaggaggaggaggatgacgatgatgatgattCAAAG GAGCCTAAATCATCCGCTCAGCTCCTGGAAGATTGGGGCATGGAAGACATTGACCATGTGTTCTCAGAGGAGGATTATCGCACTCTTACCAACTACAAGGCCTTCAGCCAGTTTGTCCG ACCCCTCATTGCTGCCAAAAACCCCAAGATTGCTGTTTCCAAAATGATGATGGTTTTGGGCGCTAAGTGGCGGGAGTTCAGTACCAACAACCCCTTCAAAGGCAGTTCTGGGGCCTCAGTGGCAGCGGCAGCAGCGGCGGCAGTGGCTGTGGTGGAGAGCATGGTGACTGCCACTGAAGTTGCCCCACCACCTCCCCCCGTGGAGGTGCCTATCCGCAAAGCCAAGACCAAGGAGGGCAAAG GTCCCAATGCCCGGAGGAAGCCCAAGGGCAGCCCTCGTGTACCTGATGCCAAGAAGCCTAAACCCAAGAAAGTAGCTCCTCTGAAAATCAAGCTGGGAGGTTTTGGTTCTAAGCGTAAAAGATCCTCG AGTGAGGATGATGACTTAGATGTGGAATCTGACTTTGACGATGCCAGTATCAACAGCTATTCTGTTTCTGATGGCTCCACCAGCCGTAGTAGCCGCAGCCGCAAGAAACTCCGAaccactaaaaagaaaaagaaag ACCACCAGGACTATTGCGAGGTGTGCCAGCAAGGTGGCGAGATCATCCTGTGCGATACCTGTCCCCGAGCTTACCACATGGTCTGCCTGGACCCTGACATGGAGAAGGCCCCCGAGGGCAAGTGGAGCTGTCCACACTGT GAGAAGGAGGGCATCCAGTGGGAGGCTAAAGAGGATAATTCTGAGGGTGAGGAAATCCTGGAAGAGGTTGGGGGGGACCCTGAAGAGGAGGATGACCACCACATGGAATTCTGCCGGGTCTGCAAGGATGGTGGGGAGCTGCTGTGCTGTGACACCTGCCCTTCCTCCTACCATATCCACTGCCTGAACCCCCCGCTCCCAGAAATACCCAACGGTGAATGGCTGTGTCCCCGCTGTACG tGCCCAGCTCTTAAGGGCAAGGTTCAGAAGATCTTAATCTGGAAGTGGGGTCAGCCTCCATCTCCCACACCAGTGCCTCGGCCTCCGGATGCTGATCCCAATACTCCCTCCCCCAAGCCCTTGGAGGGGCGACCAGAGCGGCAGTTCTTTGTGAAATGGCAAGGCATGTCTTACTGGCACTGCTCCTGGGTATCTGAACTGCAG CTGGAGCTGCACTGTCAGGTGATGTTCCGGAACTATCAGCGGAagaatgacatggatgaaccacCTTCTGGGGACTTTGGTGGTGATGAAGAGAAGAGCCGAAAGCGAAAGAACAAGGATCCtaaatttgcagaaatggagGAACGCTTCTATCGCTATGGGATAAAACCTGAGTGGATGATGATACACCGAATTCTCAACCACAG TGTGGACAAGAAGGGCCATGTTCACTACTTGATCAAATGGCGTGACTTACCCTATGATCAGGCATCTTGGGAaagtgaggatgtggagatacAGGACTATGACCTGTTCAAGCAGAGCTATTGGAATCACAG gGAGTTAATGAGGGGTGAGGAAGGACGGCCAGGCAAGAAACTCAAGAAGGTAAAGCTGAGGAAGCTGGAGAGACCTCCTGAAACACCAACCGTTGAC CCAACAGTGAAGTATGAACGACAGCCCGAGTACCTGGATGCCACAGGTGGAACCCTGCACCCCTATCAGATGGAGGGCTTGAACTGGCTGCGTTTCTCCTGGGCCCAGGGCACTGACACCATCTTGGCTGATGAGATGGGCCTGGGGAAGACTGTGCAGACAGCCGTCTTTCTTTATTCTCTCTACAAAGAG GGTCATTCCAAAGGCCCCTTCCTAGTGAGCGCCCCTCTTTCTACCATCATCAACTGGGAGCGGGAGTTTGAAATGTGGGCTCCAGATATGTATGTCGTGACCTACGTGGGCGACAAGGATAGCCGTGCCATCATCCGGGAGAATGAGTTCTCCTTTGAAGACAACGCCATTCGTGGTGGCAAGAAGGCCTCCCGCATGAAG AAAGAGGCATCTGTGAAATTCCATGTGCTGCTGACATCCTATGAGTTGATCACCATTGACATGGCTATCTTGGGTTCTATTGACTGGGCCTGCCTCATTGTGGATGAAGCCCATCGGCTCAAGAACAATCAGTCTAAG TTCTTCCGGGTCTTGAATGGCTATTCACTCCAGCACAAGCTGTTGCTAACTGGGACTCCGTTACAAAACAATCTGGAAGAGTTGTTTCATCTGCTCAATTTTCTCACTCCTGAGAGGTTCCA caatttggaaggcttcctggaggagtttGCTGACATTGCCAAGGAGGACCAGATTAAAAAACTACATGACATGCTGGGGCCTCACATGTTGCGACGGCTCAAAGCTGATGTGTTCAAGAATATGCCATCCAAGACAGAGCTTATTGTGCGTGTGGAGCTGAGCCCTATGCAGAA GAAATATTACAAGTACATCCTCACTCGAAATTTTGAGGCACTCAATGCTCGAGGTGGTGGGAACCAAGTCTCCTTGCTAAATGTGGTGATGGATCTTAAGAAGTGCTGCAACCACCCCTATCTCTTCCCCGTGGCTGCAATG GAAGCCCCTAAGATGCCCAATGGCATGTATGATGGCAGTGCCCTAATCAGAGCATCTGGGAAATTACTACTATTGCAGAAGATGCTCAAGAACCTGAAGGAGGGTGGGCACCGTGTGCTCATCTTCTCCCAG ATGACTAAGATGTTGGATCTACTAGAGGATTTCTTGGAACATGAAGGTTATAAATATGAGCGTATTGACGGTGGAATCACTGGGAACATGCGTCAAGAGGCCATTGACCGCTTTAATG CACCAGGTGCTCAACAGTTCTGCTTCTTGCTTTCTACTCGAGCTGGAGGCCTTGGTATCAATCTGGCCACTGCAGACACAGTAATTATCTATGACTCGGACTGGAATCCCCATAATGATATCCAG GCTTTTAGCAGAGCTCACCGTATTGGCCAAAATAAGAAGGTGATGATCTATCGATTTGTGACCCGTGCGTCAGTGGAGGAGCGCATCACGCAGGTGGCGAAGAAGAAGATGATGCTGACGCATTTAGTGGTGCGACCTGGGCTGGGTTCCAAGACTGGATCCATGTCCAAACAGGAGCTGGATGATATCCTCAAGTTTGGCACTGAGGAGCTATTTAAGGATGAAGCCACAGATGGAG GAGGAGACAACAAAGAGGGAGAAGATAGCAGTGTTATCCACTATGATGATAAGGCCATTGAACGACTGCTGGACCGTAACCAGGATGAGACTGAGGACACAGAGTTGCAGGGCATGAATGAATATTTGAGCTCATTCAAAGTGGCCCAGTACGTGGTGCGGGAAGAAGAAATGGGG gaggaagaggaggtagAACGGGAAATCATAAAACAGGAAGAAAGTGTGGATCCTGACTACTGGGAGAAATTGCTGCGGCACCATTATGAGCAGCAGCAAGAAGATCTGGCCCGAAATCTGGGCAAAGGGAAAAGAATTCGTAAACAGGTCAACTACAATGATGGCTCACAGGAGGACCGAG ATTGGCAGGACGACCAGTCCGACAACCAGTCCGATTACTCAGTGGCTTCAGAGGAAGGTGATGAAGACTTTGATGAACGTTCAGAAG CTCCCCGCAGGCCCAGTCGTAAGGGCCTGCGGAATGACAAAGATAAGCCATTACCTCCTCTGTTGGCTCGTGTTGGTGGGAATATTGAA GTACTTGGTTTTAATGCTCGTCAGAGAAAAGCCTTTCTTAATGCAATTATGCGATATGGGATGCCACCCCAGGATGCTTTCACCACTCAGTGGCTTGTGAGAGATCTTCGAGGCAAATCAGAGAAAGAGTTCAA GGcctatgtgtctctttttatgcGGCATTTATGTGAGCCTGGAGCAGATGGGGCAGAGACGTTTGCTGATGGTGTCCCCCGAGAAGGCCTGTCTCGCCAGCATGTCCTTACTAGGATTGGTGTCATGTCCTTGATTCGCAAGAAG GTTCAAGAGTTTGAACATGTTAACGGGCGCTGGAGCATGCCtgagctggctgaagtagaggaaaacaagaaaatgtcCCAGCCGGGGTCACCCTCCCCAAAGACTCCTACACCCTCCACTCCAGGGGACACACAACCCAATACTCctgctcctgccccaccccctg AGGATGggataaaaatagaagaaaatagccTCAAAGAAGAAGAGAGTGCGGAAGGAGAAAAGGAGGTTAAAACTACAGCCCCTGAGGCCACTGTTGAG tgTACACAACCCTCTGCCCCTGCCTCAGAGGATGAAAAGGTCCTTGTTGAACTTCCTgagggagaggagaaagtggAAAAGGCAGAGGTGAAGGAGAGAACAGAGGAACCTATGGAGACAGAGACCAAAG GTGCTGCTGAGGTGGAGAAGGTAGAGGAGAAGTCAGCAATAGATCTGACCCCCATTGTGGTGGAGGATAAAG aagagaagaaagaagaagaagagaaaaaagaggtgATGCTTCAGAATGGAGAGACCCCCAAAGAGCTCAATGATgagaagcagaagaaaaacattaaacaGCGTTTCATGTTCAACATTGCAGATGGTGGTTTTACTG AATTGCACTCCCTTTGGCAGAATGAGGAGCGGGCAGCCACAGTCACCAAGAAGACTTATGAGATCTGGCATCGACGGCATGACTATTGGCTGCTGGCTGGCATCATAAA CCATGGCTATGCCCGGTGGCAGGACATCCAGAATGACCCACGCTATGCCATCCTCAATGAACCTTTCAAAGGTGAAATGAACCGTGGCAATTTCTTAGAAATCAAGAATAAGTTTCTAGCACGAAGATTCAAG CTCTTGG
- the CHD4 gene encoding chromodomain-helicase-DNA-binding protein 4 isoform X9, producing the protein MASGLGSPSPCSAGSEDDDMDALLNNSLPPPHPENDEDPEEDLSEAETPKLKKKKKPKKPRDPKIPKSKRQKKELGDSSGEGPEFVEEEEEVALRSDSEGSDYTPGKKKKKKLGPKKEKKSKSKRKEEEEEDDDDDDSKEPKSSAQLLEDWGMEDIDHVFSEEDYRTLTNYKAFSQFVRPLIAAKNPKIAVSKMMMVLGAKWREFSTNNPFKGSSGASVAAAAAAAVAVVESMVTATEVAPPPPPVEVPIRKAKTKEGKGPNARRKPKGSPRVPDAKKPKPKKVAPLKIKLGGFGSKRKRSSSEDDDLDVESDFDDASINSYSVSDGSTSRSSRSRKKLRTTKKKKKGEEEVTAVDGYETDHQDYCEVCQQGGEIILCDTCPRAYHMVCLDPDMEKAPEGKWSCPHCEKEGIQWEAKEDNSEGEEILEEVGGDPEEEDDHHMEFCRVCKDGGELLCCDTCPSSYHIHCLNPPLPEIPNGEWLCPRCTCPALKGKVQKILIWKWGQPPSPTPVPRPPDADPNTPSPKPLEGRPERQFFVKWQGMSYWHCSWVSELQLELHCQVMFRNYQRKNDMDEPPSGDFGGDEEKSRKRKNKDPKFAEMEERFYRYGIKPEWMMIHRILNHSVDKKGHVHYLIKWRDLPYDQASWESEDVEIQDYDLFKQSYWNHRELMRGEEGRPGKKLKKVKLRKLERPPETPTVDPTVKYERQPEYLDATGGTLHPYQMEGLNWLRFSWAQGTDTILADEMGLGKTVQTAVFLYSLYKEGHSKGPFLVSAPLSTIINWEREFEMWAPDMYVVTYVGDKDSRAIIRENEFSFEDNAIRGGKKASRMKKEASVKFHVLLTSYELITIDMAILGSIDWACLIVDEAHRLKNNQSKFFRVLNGYSLQHKLLLTGTPLQNNLEELFHLLNFLTPERFHNLEGFLEEFADIAKEDQIKKLHDMLGPHMLRRLKADVFKNMPSKTELIVRVELSPMQKKYYKYILTRNFEALNARGGGNQVSLLNVVMDLKKCCNHPYLFPVAAMEAPKMPNGMYDGSALIRASGKLLLLQKMLKNLKEGGHRVLIFSQMTKMLDLLEDFLEHEGYKYERIDGGITGNMRQEAIDRFNAPGAQQFCFLLSTRAGGLGINLATADTVIIYDSDWNPHNDIQAFSRAHRIGQNKKVMIYRFVTRASVEERITQVAKKKMMLTHLVVRPGLGSKTGSMSKQELDDILKFGTEELFKDEATDGGGDNKEGEDSSVIHYDDKAIERLLDRNQDETEDTELQGMNEYLSSFKVAQYVVREEEMGEEEVEREIIKQEESVDPDYWEKLLRHHYEQQQEDLARNLGKGKRIRKQVNYNDGSQEDRDWQDDQSDNQSDYSVASEEGDEDFDERSEAPRRPSRKGLRNDKDKPLPPLLARVGGNIEVLGFNARQRKAFLNAIMRYGMPPQDAFTTQWLVRDLRGKSEKEFKAYVSLFMRHLCEPGADGAETFADGVPREGLSRQHVLTRIGVMSLIRKKVQEFEHVNGRWSMPELAEVEENKKMSQPGSPSPKTPTPSTPGDTQPNTPAPAPPPEDGIKIEENSLKEEESAEGEKEVKTTAPEATVECTQPSAPASEDEKVLVELPEGEEKVEKAEVKERTEEPMETETKGAAEVEKVEEKSAIDLTPIVVEDKEEKKEEEEKKEVMLQNGETPKELNDEKQKKNIKQRFMFNIADGGFTELHSLWQNEERAATVTKKTYEIWHRRHDYWLLAGIINHGYARWQDIQNDPRYAILNEPFKGEMNRGNFLEIKNKFLARRFKLLEQALVIEEQLRRAAYLNMSEDPSHPSMALNTRFAEVECLAESHQHLSKESMAGNKPANAVLHKVLKQLEELLSDMKADVTRLPATIARIPPVAVRLQMSERNILSRLANRAPEPTPQQVAQQQ; encoded by the exons ATGGCGTCGGGCCTGGGCTCCCCGTCCCCCTGCTCGGCGGGCAGTGAGGACGACGACATGGATGCACTTTTGAACAAcagcctgcccccaccccacccag AAAACGACGAGGACCCAGAAGAGGATTTGTCAGAAGCAGAGACTCCAAagctcaagaagaaaaagaagcctAAGAAACCTCGGGACCCTAAAATCCCTAAGAGCAAGCGCCAAAAAAAGGAG CTGGGGGACAGCTCTGGGGAGGGGCCAGAGTttgtggaggaggaggaagaggtggcTCTGCGTTCAGACAGTGAGGGCAGCGACTATACCCCtggcaagaagaagaagaagaagcttggtcctaagaaagaaaagaagagcaaatccaagcggaaagaagaggaggaggaggatgacgatgatgatgattCAAAG GAGCCTAAATCATCCGCTCAGCTCCTGGAAGATTGGGGCATGGAAGACATTGACCATGTGTTCTCAGAGGAGGATTATCGCACTCTTACCAACTACAAGGCCTTCAGCCAGTTTGTCCG ACCCCTCATTGCTGCCAAAAACCCCAAGATTGCTGTTTCCAAAATGATGATGGTTTTGGGCGCTAAGTGGCGGGAGTTCAGTACCAACAACCCCTTCAAAGGCAGTTCTGGGGCCTCAGTGGCAGCGGCAGCAGCGGCGGCAGTGGCTGTGGTGGAGAGCATGGTGACTGCCACTGAAGTTGCCCCACCACCTCCCCCCGTGGAGGTGCCTATCCGCAAAGCCAAGACCAAGGAGGGCAAAG GTCCCAATGCCCGGAGGAAGCCCAAGGGCAGCCCTCGTGTACCTGATGCCAAGAAGCCTAAACCCAAGAAAGTAGCTCCTCTGAAAATCAAGCTGGGAGGTTTTGGTTCTAAGCGTAAAAGATCCTCG AGTGAGGATGATGACTTAGATGTGGAATCTGACTTTGACGATGCCAGTATCAACAGCTATTCTGTTTCTGATGGCTCCACCAGCCGTAGTAGCCGCAGCCGCAAGAAACTCCGAaccactaaaaagaaaaagaaag GCGAGGAGGAGGTGACTGCTGTGGATGGTTATGAGACAGACCACCAGGACTATTGCGAGGTGTGCCAGCAAGGTGGCGAGATCATCCTGTGCGATACCTGTCCCCGAGCTTACCACATGGTCTGCCTGGACCCTGACATGGAGAAGGCCCCCGAGGGCAAGTGGAGCTGTCCACACTGT GAGAAGGAGGGCATCCAGTGGGAGGCTAAAGAGGATAATTCTGAGGGTGAGGAAATCCTGGAAGAGGTTGGGGGGGACCCTGAAGAGGAGGATGACCACCACATGGAATTCTGCCGGGTCTGCAAGGATGGTGGGGAGCTGCTGTGCTGTGACACCTGCCCTTCCTCCTACCATATCCACTGCCTGAACCCCCCGCTCCCAGAAATACCCAACGGTGAATGGCTGTGTCCCCGCTGTACG tGCCCAGCTCTTAAGGGCAAGGTTCAGAAGATCTTAATCTGGAAGTGGGGTCAGCCTCCATCTCCCACACCAGTGCCTCGGCCTCCGGATGCTGATCCCAATACTCCCTCCCCCAAGCCCTTGGAGGGGCGACCAGAGCGGCAGTTCTTTGTGAAATGGCAAGGCATGTCTTACTGGCACTGCTCCTGGGTATCTGAACTGCAG CTGGAGCTGCACTGTCAGGTGATGTTCCGGAACTATCAGCGGAagaatgacatggatgaaccacCTTCTGGGGACTTTGGTGGTGATGAAGAGAAGAGCCGAAAGCGAAAGAACAAGGATCCtaaatttgcagaaatggagGAACGCTTCTATCGCTATGGGATAAAACCTGAGTGGATGATGATACACCGAATTCTCAACCACAG TGTGGACAAGAAGGGCCATGTTCACTACTTGATCAAATGGCGTGACTTACCCTATGATCAGGCATCTTGGGAaagtgaggatgtggagatacAGGACTATGACCTGTTCAAGCAGAGCTATTGGAATCACAG gGAGTTAATGAGGGGTGAGGAAGGACGGCCAGGCAAGAAACTCAAGAAGGTAAAGCTGAGGAAGCTGGAGAGACCTCCTGAAACACCAACCGTTGAC CCAACAGTGAAGTATGAACGACAGCCCGAGTACCTGGATGCCACAGGTGGAACCCTGCACCCCTATCAGATGGAGGGCTTGAACTGGCTGCGTTTCTCCTGGGCCCAGGGCACTGACACCATCTTGGCTGATGAGATGGGCCTGGGGAAGACTGTGCAGACAGCCGTCTTTCTTTATTCTCTCTACAAAGAG GGTCATTCCAAAGGCCCCTTCCTAGTGAGCGCCCCTCTTTCTACCATCATCAACTGGGAGCGGGAGTTTGAAATGTGGGCTCCAGATATGTATGTCGTGACCTACGTGGGCGACAAGGATAGCCGTGCCATCATCCGGGAGAATGAGTTCTCCTTTGAAGACAACGCCATTCGTGGTGGCAAGAAGGCCTCCCGCATGAAG AAAGAGGCATCTGTGAAATTCCATGTGCTGCTGACATCCTATGAGTTGATCACCATTGACATGGCTATCTTGGGTTCTATTGACTGGGCCTGCCTCATTGTGGATGAAGCCCATCGGCTCAAGAACAATCAGTCTAAG TTCTTCCGGGTCTTGAATGGCTATTCACTCCAGCACAAGCTGTTGCTAACTGGGACTCCGTTACAAAACAATCTGGAAGAGTTGTTTCATCTGCTCAATTTTCTCACTCCTGAGAGGTTCCA caatttggaaggcttcctggaggagtttGCTGACATTGCCAAGGAGGACCAGATTAAAAAACTACATGACATGCTGGGGCCTCACATGTTGCGACGGCTCAAAGCTGATGTGTTCAAGAATATGCCATCCAAGACAGAGCTTATTGTGCGTGTGGAGCTGAGCCCTATGCAGAA GAAATATTACAAGTACATCCTCACTCGAAATTTTGAGGCACTCAATGCTCGAGGTGGTGGGAACCAAGTCTCCTTGCTAAATGTGGTGATGGATCTTAAGAAGTGCTGCAACCACCCCTATCTCTTCCCCGTGGCTGCAATG GAAGCCCCTAAGATGCCCAATGGCATGTATGATGGCAGTGCCCTAATCAGAGCATCTGGGAAATTACTACTATTGCAGAAGATGCTCAAGAACCTGAAGGAGGGTGGGCACCGTGTGCTCATCTTCTCCCAG ATGACTAAGATGTTGGATCTACTAGAGGATTTCTTGGAACATGAAGGTTATAAATATGAGCGTATTGACGGTGGAATCACTGGGAACATGCGTCAAGAGGCCATTGACCGCTTTAATG CACCAGGTGCTCAACAGTTCTGCTTCTTGCTTTCTACTCGAGCTGGAGGCCTTGGTATCAATCTGGCCACTGCAGACACAGTAATTATCTATGACTCGGACTGGAATCCCCATAATGATATCCAG GCTTTTAGCAGAGCTCACCGTATTGGCCAAAATAAGAAGGTGATGATCTATCGATTTGTGACCCGTGCGTCAGTGGAGGAGCGCATCACGCAGGTGGCGAAGAAGAAGATGATGCTGACGCATTTAGTGGTGCGACCTGGGCTGGGTTCCAAGACTGGATCCATGTCCAAACAGGAGCTGGATGATATCCTCAAGTTTGGCACTGAGGAGCTATTTAAGGATGAAGCCACAGATGGAG GAGGAGACAACAAAGAGGGAGAAGATAGCAGTGTTATCCACTATGATGATAAGGCCATTGAACGACTGCTGGACCGTAACCAGGATGAGACTGAGGACACAGAGTTGCAGGGCATGAATGAATATTTGAGCTCATTCAAAGTGGCCCAGTACGTGGTGCGGGAAGAAGAAATGGGG gaagaggaggtagAACGGGAAATCATAAAACAGGAAGAAAGTGTGGATCCTGACTACTGGGAGAAATTGCTGCGGCACCATTATGAGCAGCAGCAAGAAGATCTGGCCCGAAATCTGGGCAAAGGGAAAAGAATTCGTAAACAGGTCAACTACAATGATGGCTCACAGGAGGACCGAG ATTGGCAGGACGACCAGTCCGACAACCAGTCCGATTACTCAGTGGCTTCAGAGGAAGGTGATGAAGACTTTGATGAACGTTCAGAAG CTCCCCGCAGGCCCAGTCGTAAGGGCCTGCGGAATGACAAAGATAAGCCATTACCTCCTCTGTTGGCTCGTGTTGGTGGGAATATTGAA GTACTTGGTTTTAATGCTCGTCAGAGAAAAGCCTTTCTTAATGCAATTATGCGATATGGGATGCCACCCCAGGATGCTTTCACCACTCAGTGGCTTGTGAGAGATCTTCGAGGCAAATCAGAGAAAGAGTTCAA GGcctatgtgtctctttttatgcGGCATTTATGTGAGCCTGGAGCAGATGGGGCAGAGACGTTTGCTGATGGTGTCCCCCGAGAAGGCCTGTCTCGCCAGCATGTCCTTACTAGGATTGGTGTCATGTCCTTGATTCGCAAGAAG GTTCAAGAGTTTGAACATGTTAACGGGCGCTGGAGCATGCCtgagctggctgaagtagaggaaaacaagaaaatgtcCCAGCCGGGGTCACCCTCCCCAAAGACTCCTACACCCTCCACTCCAGGGGACACACAACCCAATACTCctgctcctgccccaccccctg AGGATGggataaaaatagaagaaaatagccTCAAAGAAGAAGAGAGTGCGGAAGGAGAAAAGGAGGTTAAAACTACAGCCCCTGAGGCCACTGTTGAG tgTACACAACCCTCTGCCCCTGCCTCAGAGGATGAAAAGGTCCTTGTTGAACTTCCTgagggagaggagaaagtggAAAAGGCAGAGGTGAAGGAGAGAACAGAGGAACCTATGGAGACAGAGACCAAAG GTGCTGCTGAGGTGGAGAAGGTAGAGGAGAAGTCAGCAATAGATCTGACCCCCATTGTGGTGGAGGATAAAG aagagaagaaagaagaagaagagaaaaaagaggtgATGCTTCAGAATGGAGAGACCCCCAAAGAGCTCAATGATgagaagcagaagaaaaacattaaacaGCGTTTCATGTTCAACATTGCAGATGGTGGTTTTACTG AATTGCACTCCCTTTGGCAGAATGAGGAGCGGGCAGCCACAGTCACCAAGAAGACTTATGAGATCTGGCATCGACGGCATGACTATTGGCTGCTGGCTGGCATCATAAA CCATGGCTATGCCCGGTGGCAGGACATCCAGAATGACCCACGCTATGCCATCCTCAATGAACCTTTCAAAGGTGAAATGAACCGTGGCAATTTCTTAGAAATCAAGAATAAGTTTCTAGCACGAAGATTCAAG CTCTTGG